The Bos mutus isolate GX-2022 chromosome 7, NWIPB_WYAK_1.1, whole genome shotgun sequence genome window below encodes:
- the LOC102269889 gene encoding protein FAM170A: MKRRQKRKHLENEESQETAEKGGGISKSQEDPPQLGCTAVARVCPQGSGEVSSASEYFSCVSSPRKLIHGGIWKLHRDSPQPRAPLAHLQEQGEMAPLSPHVSFSSPSSYKTCATSLHMNKEKRGMKIYYMRVQMKKGVAVSWEAEKPSESLEKQPRREEVTLPEDVRAGTPPSDVSTRNLLSDSEPSGEEREHEERADFDSPTPGSPTVEERPRARTPDWLVTMETGFRCMACCRVFPSLEILQEHVQNGIREGFSCHVFHLTMAQLTGNVEPENTPEEEVEDEDEDEDGEDEEQEEKENEEQQSAGEDVSLRRPWSQCPGCVFHSPKDRKVSMIDFDSKRMYCQQLVLVERARSGLERTGASQDPQFEVLRAYDLSRDLTLTTVPSLL; encoded by the exons ATGAAAAGGCGACAAAAGAGGAAACACCTGGAAAATGAAGAGTCCCAGGAGACTGCCGAGAAGGGAGGAG GAATCTCAAAATCACAAGAGGATCCCCCTCAGCTAGGATGCACTGCAGTGGCCCGAGTCTGCCCCCAAGGGTCAGGGGAGGTCTCTTCTGCCTCTGAATACTTCTCCTGTGTTTCTTCTCCACGCAAGCTCATCCACGGTG GAATCTGGAAGTTGCATCGAGACAGTCCCCAGCCTAGAGCACCCCTGGCCCATCTTCAAGAACAAGGGGAGATGGCTCCCCTATCACCAcatgtctccttctcctccccttcatCCTACAAGACCTGTGCAACCTCTCTGCATATGAACAAAGAGAAGAGGGGCATGAAAATATACTACATGCGGGTACAAATGAAAAAGGGCGTTGCTGTTTCCTGGGAGGCAGAGAAACCCTCAGAGTCACTAGAAAAGCAGCCGAGGAGGGAGGAAGTGACCCTTCCTGAGGACGTGCGGGCAGGGACTCCTCCCTCGGACGTGTCCACCAGAAACCTCCTGTCTGACAGCGAGCCCAGCGGGGAGGAGAGAGAGCATGAAGAGAGGGCTGACTTCGACAGCCCCACCCCAGGGTCACCCACCGTCGAGGAGAGACCCCGGGCCAGGACACCCGACTGGCTGGTGACCATGGAGACTGGCTTCCGGTGCATGGCCTGCTGCCGGGTCTTCCCCAGCCTGGAGATCCTGCAGGAGCACGTGCAGAATGGCATCCGCGAGGGCTTCAGCTGCCACGTCTTTCATCTCACCATGGCCCAGCTGACAGGCAACGTGGAACCAGAGAACACCcctgaggaggaggtggaggacgAGGACGAGGATGAGGATGGGGAGGacgaggagcaggaggagaaggagaacgAGGAGCAGCAGTCTGCAGGGGAAGATGTCAGCTTGAGGAGACCCTGGAGCCAGTGTCCAGGCTGTGTGTTCCATTCTCCCAAGGACCGGAA GGTCTCCATGATTGACTTCGACTCTAAGAGGATGTATTGCCAGCAGCTCGTTTTGGTAGAGAGAGCCAGGAGTGGTCTGGAAAGAACAGGGGCCTCGCAGGACCCACAGTTTGAGGTCTTGAGAGCCTATGACCTGAGCCGGGACCTCACCCTGACCACTGTACCTAGCCTTCTGTGA